The window TCTCTTCAAGACATATCTGCCATCTCCAGGATCACCTATTGCAAGACTTTTGGCTACAGTATCAGGATTCTCAACAGGAATTACTTCTTTGGAGTTTTTCTTAAATGCATCAACTATTGGTGCGCATCCATGTGGTTGTGCTGCAATCATGTGCATGTTACTTATATCACCTAACAATGAAACAGTTTCTAGCTCCTCAAATCCCTTGCAAATAGCATTAAGCATTGCACCACTACCAACAGGAACTATTAGTTGATCAGGTACCTGCCATCCAAGCTGCTCTGCAACTTCAAATGAAAATGTTTTAGATCCTTCTACATAGTGTGAGCGCATGTTAATGTTGACTATACCAATTCCTTTTGAATCACCAATCTGTGCTGCAATTCTATTTGCATCATCATATGTTCCATCAACTGCGATATAGTTTGCACCATATGATAGTGCCTGTGCAATCTTTGCCATCTCAATGTTGCTTGGTGCAAACACATGACATGGAAATCCGCCTTTTGCAGCATGTGCAGCAGTTGCTGATGCCAAATTGCCAGTTGATGCACAACCAACAGCTGATAATCCAAACTCTTTTGCCTTTGATACTGCAACACCTGCAGGTCTGTCTTTAAATGAGAATGTAGGGTTTACAGAATCGTTTTTTATGTAGAGATTATTTAGTCCTAGTTTTTTGCCAAGATTTTCAGCTTTGGTCAATGGTGTCATTCCTGCATCAATACTTACAATGTTTGATTTACTCTCTATTGGAAGTAGTTCAAAATATCTCCAGTACGAATGCTCACGGTTAGAAAAAGCATCCTTGTTTATTGCAGGAAAATCATATTTGACATCCAGTGGACCAAAGCACTCATCGCAGATATACTTGAAGGTATCATCATAGTCTTTTTTGCATTCTCTGCATTGCAGTGAGGTTCTAGCCAAGATCAATCATTCCTGTTAAATTATACATAAAAAATCCTAATATCAAGTTAAGTGTCACTTAACTTTAAGCATTAAAAAATATAATGAATGTTATTGCATATATTACAAAAATCACATAGCAGTGTATGTTTTTTTGGAAAAATAGAGAAAAATACAGATTTTTGTTAATTTTTCATTTATGAGCAAGGTTTTTAGTGATTTTTGAAAAACAAATTGCATGAAAAAAGGCGTAATTGTAGGTATTACAGCAGGTATAGGAATTTTTGCAGTGATTTTAGCTATAGCAATATCAATTATGGAGGAATCAGATGTGTATGAAGTTGAAGACACATTAGATAGAGAAGTATCTCCAGACGAAGAGATTACGCCAGAAATTCAAGAAAAACTTGATGAGATTGAAAAAACTAACTTGGAAGAAGAATACTCGCCAAAACCAAGAGACTGGATCACATCAGGACCATTCCAAATTGATCGTAGTGAATATGTTCTTGGTGAAAAAATATTTTTAGTTATTGGAGGGTTAAGTTCTCAGGAGAAAGGGCAGGTAGCATTTCTAAGACCACTCAATGATACGTACTATTCTGTTTACCAGACAATTCCGTTTGATGGTGCAAAGAAAAATGCATTCAATTATTACATTGAACCTAAACTTTCAAAAACAAGTAAAATATGCTCAATAGATGACATTGTAGGTGAATGGACAGTTGTGTTTAGAGGAACAGATTATGAAAATTTGAAATTCAAAATTACAGATGAGATTCTTCCAGGGGAAGAAGAAGATTATCAAGTGCCTGTTTGTTAGTTATTTTTCCAAAGTATTGTGAAAGCAGACTTTCTCACCCAAATGGCAAGCAGGACCGGATGGTTCTACAAGATAAATTACTGCATCAGAATCACAATCAACTAAGATCTCTTTGATTTTTTGAGTGTTGCCAGACTCTTCTCCTTTCATCCAAAGTTTGTTTCGTGAACGACTCCAAAACCAAGAGTTTCCAGTCTTTTTTGCAAGATCTAAAGATTCCTTGTTTGAATATGCAAGAGTCAGAACATCTTTTGTGTTTGCATCTTGAACTATCACTGGTACTAGACCACCACTTTTCTCAAAATCTATATCATCAATGGTTTTGTTCATTTTATTTATTTACCAATCATATATTATAATCTTACAGGAATTTTTTGTTCTTTAAGATAGGATTTTACGCTTTGAACACCATGTGTTGCATAGTGAAAAATGGATGCAGCCAATGCGGCATCAACATTAGATTTCCTAAAGATATCCACGATATGCTCAGGCTTTCCGCATCCACCTGATGCAATTACAGGAATAGAAACAGATTCCACAATTGCTTTTGTAAGTAAAACATCATAGCCATCTTTTGTGCCATCTTTGTCAATGCTGGTAAGCAAAATTTCTCCTGCTCCCAGTTTTTCAGCTTTTTTAGCCCATGCTATGGCATCCATACCAGTTCCCTCTTTGCCACCATAAATGAAAACCTCAAACCAGAACTGTTTTTCACCATCATAGAATACATTGACATCTGCTTTGAGTTCATAGTTTCTTTTAGCATCAATGGCAACTACAACACATTGCCTTCCAAATAATTCCATAAATTCTGTAATTATTTTAGGATTTTTTATTGCGCCAGTATTGATTCCAACTTTATCAGCTCCGTTCAGTAGAATATTTCTTGCATCATCTAATGATTTAACTCCACCACCAACGGTAAATGGAATATCAATTACAGATGCAACTTTTCGTACTAATTCTTTTATGGTTTTTCTTTGCTCATCTGATGCAGTAATATCTAAAAACACTAATTCATCTGCACCTTCTTTACTATATTTTGCAGCCAATTCAACAGGATCTCCTGCATCTTTGATTGATTCAAAATGTAATCCTTTTACAACTCGTCCATTTTTAACATCAAGACAGGGAATAATTCGTTTTGTTAAGGTCATGATATTGATTTTGCTCCCTCAATAGTAATTTTATTTTCATATAGTGCTTTGCCCAAAATCACTCCAAATGCTTTTTTGTCTTTAACATCTTTTACATCATCAATATTTGAAATTCCACCACTAGCAATGATATTAGCATTTTGTAAATTGCAAGCTTGTTCTAGATATACTAAATCAGGTCCTTGCATTGTCCCATCACGATTTACATTTGTGAGTAAAAATTCAGTAAATCCCATTTCAAGGAATTCTTTTACAGATTCAATTAACTTAATTCCAGTTGTGTCTTGCCATCCATGAATTAGAATTTCACCGTCTTTGTGATCAACTGAAATAACAATTTTTTCAGAACCTAATGATAAAAGTAGCTTCTTCAATAGTTCTTTGTCTTTAAAGGCCAATGTTCCAATAACTATTCTACTTGAAATTTTTGCAACATCTAGAATTAAAGATTCATTCCTAAGACCACCAGCAATCTCTACCGGAATTGAAATCTCTTTGAGAATCTCTTTTATTATCTCAAGATTAGAACCAATTCCCAGTGTTGCATCCAAATCAACAACATGAAGCATATCAGCACCTTTTTCTTCCCATTTTTTTGCTATCTCTATGGGATTATCACTGTAAATGGTTTTTTGTTTTGGATCACCCTTGTAGAGTCTAACTACTTGTCCACTCATTAGATCAATTGCAGGAATTATTTTCATCGTTTACACACATCAAGAAAATTATTGATCATTATTTTTCCAACACTGCCTGATTTTTCTGGATGAAATTGAGTTCCAATAAAATTATTTTGTTCAACAACTGCTGGAACTTTAATTCCATAATCAGATTCAGCAGTAATTACATCATTTGAAGATGGTTTTACTCTATAGGAATGAACAAAATAAACCCAGGAACCATTCTTCACGCCCTCTAAAATTTTTCCTGTTTTTTTTATCTCAAGATCATTCCATCCCATGTGAGGAACTTTAAGAGTAGGCGGTAAAACAATCACTTCCCCATCAATTACATTTAATCCCTTTTCTTTTCCTTCCTCACTTTTCTCAAAGAACATCTCCATTCCAAGGCAAATTCCCAAGACTGGAGTGGTATCTTTAACAAATTCTTTGAAATCTGTTTTGGATGTTTTTGTTATACTTTTAATGGCAGGATCAAAATTACCAACCCCAGGCAATAATAACCCTGAATACTCATTAGGTCTGTTAAAATCCGAAATTACATCTATGGTTGCCCCTGCTTTTTCTAGAGAATTCTTCAAGCTGAAAATATTTCCAGCACCATAATCAAAAATTGCTAGTTTGACCATTACATAGAACCTTTAGTACTAGGAATTCCTTTTTGTTTTTTATCTAATGAGGAGGCATTTCTAAAAGCTACTGCAAGTGACTTTATCGCAGATTCTACTTTGTGGTGATCATTATCCCCATACTTTACAGTAAGGTGTACACAGCAATTCAAATTTTGAAGTAACGATTGAAAAAAGTGTTCTAGATCTTCTTTAGATATTCCTTCTATCTTGCTTCGTTTAACTGATAAAGTTAGTTTCCAAAATGGACGTTTTACCAAATCAATTGATGCTTCAGCTAATGACTCATCCATTGGAACTGCAGCATAGCTAAATCTAGTAATTCCACTTCTATTACTTAGTGCTTTATCAACTGCCTGACCAATTGTTATCGCAGTATCCTCAATTAGATGGTGTTCTATACCATCATTTGATTTGGCATTTACCTTAAGATCCATCATACTATGCTTTCCAAACGAGACAATTAGGTGATCAAGAAAATTAATTCCAGTTTTGATGGATGTTTTTCCTGTTCCATCAATATTTACAGACACCTGAACACTAGTTTCCTTTGTTACTCGATTAATTGATGCCTTTCTTGGTTTCATTTTACTCACAGATTATGTAATGTGTCCTATTCTAAATTTAATACCTTTGGAAGAAGATTGATAGAATCAAGTATCAAAATTGCCCCATTGCGCTCAAATAATTCAAGTTTTTCATGAGGATTTTTGCTTGTGCCTATAATTCCACAAAATATGGTTTTGCATCCTTGCTCGGTTGCTTTTTTTGCCATGATAAAATCCTCCATAGAATCACCAACATAAAGACAAGATTTGCTAGTCATGCCTTTAATAGAATCAACGAGTGGTTTTGGATTAGGTTTTGCAAGTTCTCTTGATTCATCCTCTAAAAATACAGAATTATTCAAATCAAAATTTTTCAATAATGCCCCTAAAGAATATCTGACAGATTCTTTTCCTCTTCCAGTAACCATAGAAATATTAGAATTAAATTTTTTATCTAGTTGTTGCAGTAATAATTCATTTAAAATTACTTTATCATTATCGATTAATCCTGATTGTGTAAAATTTGATTGTGATTTGAATAATTTTTCATATAATTTAGGACCATAGAAAAGTTGATCAAATATTTTGTATAGAGGATTATCATGATGGGCACCAGGATAAGATAGTTTATTTTTTATTTCAGAAATGTCTACTTTGCTTTGAATGAATTTTTCAACAGATACAATTCCAGTCGAATCAGAATTTTTTATTACATCCCATATGAAAGCGGTTTGATCCTGATTCAATTTTTTTGATGCAACTAAGGAGATAATTGCTGCATACGTAAGATCAACTTCATCATTAAATCCACCTGTTGATTTGAATCCTTCAATAATTTTAAAATCTACATCTATTGCATCATTAATTTTTGCAATATTTTCTAAGACGTACTGAGTAGTCTGAATTATTGCAAGATCATATGATTTTGTAATATCTATTAAAACTCCATCACAATCAAAAATTATTGAATCAACATCATCAATCATACTAATTTTAGAATCATCTACGTAGATTCCTTCAGATTTTTTTTCTAAAGTCA of the Nitrosopumilus sp. genome contains:
- the hisH gene encoding imidazole glycerol phosphate synthase subunit HisH, whose amino-acid sequence is MVKLAIFDYGAGNIFSLKNSLEKAGATIDVISDFNRPNEYSGLLLPGVGNFDPAIKSITKTSKTDFKEFVKDTTPVLGICLGMEMFFEKSEEGKEKGLNVIDGEVIVLPPTLKVPHMGWNDLEIKKTGKILEGVKNGSWVYFVHSYRVKPSSNDVITAESDYGIKVPAVVEQNNFIGTQFHPEKSGSVGKIMINNFLDVCKR
- a CDS encoding threonine synthase, producing MARTSLQCRECKKDYDDTFKYICDECFGPLDVKYDFPAINKDAFSNREHSYWRYFELLPIESKSNIVSIDAGMTPLTKAENLGKKLGLNNLYIKNDSVNPTFSFKDRPAGVAVSKAKEFGLSAVGCASTGNLASATAAHAAKGGFPCHVFAPSNIEMAKIAQALSYGANYIAVDGTYDDANRIAAQIGDSKGIGIVNINMRSHYVEGSKTFSFEVAEQLGWQVPDQLIVPVGSGAMLNAICKGFEELETVSLLGDISNMHMIAAQPHGCAPIVDAFKKNSKEVIPVENPDTVAKSLAIGDPGDGRYVLKRLAQYNGFAEECNNKEILDAILLLAQTEGIFTEPAGGVSVSVLQKMVEQGKIDKNDKVVCYVTGNGLKATESIMEVLKKPDVMKADVSEISAEVS
- the hisI gene encoding phosphoribosyl-AMP cyclohydrolase, whose protein sequence is MNKTIDDIDFEKSGGLVPVIVQDANTKDVLTLAYSNKESLDLAKKTGNSWFWSRSRNKLWMKGEESGNTQKIKEILVDCDSDAVIYLVEPSGPACHLGEKVCFHNTLEK
- the hisA gene encoding 1-(5-phosphoribosyl)-5-[(5-phosphoribosylamino)methylideneamino]imidazole-4-carboxamide isomerase is translated as MKIIPAIDLMSGQVVRLYKGDPKQKTIYSDNPIEIAKKWEEKGADMLHVVDLDATLGIGSNLEIIKEILKEISIPVEIAGGLRNESLILDVAKISSRIVIGTLAFKDKELLKKLLLSLGSEKIVISVDHKDGEILIHGWQDTTGIKLIESVKEFLEMGFTEFLLTNVNRDGTMQGPDLVYLEQACNLQNANIIASGGISNIDDVKDVKDKKAFGVILGKALYENKITIEGAKSIS
- a CDS encoding imidazoleglycerol-phosphate dehydratase, whose product is MKPRKASINRVTKETSVQVSVNIDGTGKTSIKTGINFLDHLIVSFGKHSMMDLKVNAKSNDGIEHHLIEDTAITIGQAVDKALSNRSGITRFSYAAVPMDESLAEASIDLVKRPFWKLTLSVKRSKIEGISKEDLEHFFQSLLQNLNCCVHLTVKYGDNDHHKVESAIKSLAVAFRNASSLDKKQKGIPSTKGSM
- a CDS encoding HAD family hydrolase, with protein sequence MTLEKKSEGIYVDDSKISMIDDVDSIIFDCDGVLIDITKSYDLAIIQTTQYVLENIAKINDAIDVDFKIIEGFKSTGGFNDEVDLTYAAIISLVASKKLNQDQTAFIWDVIKNSDSTGIVSVEKFIQSKVDISEIKNKLSYPGAHHDNPLYKIFDQLFYGPKLYEKLFKSQSNFTQSGLIDNDKVILNELLLQQLDKKFNSNISMVTGRGKESVRYSLGALLKNFDLNNSVFLEDESRELAKPNPKPLVDSIKGMTSKSCLYVGDSMEDFIMAKKATEQGCKTIFCGIIGTSKNPHEKLELFERNGAILILDSINLLPKVLNLE
- the hisF gene encoding imidazole glycerol phosphate synthase subunit HisF, with the protein product MTLTKRIIPCLDVKNGRVVKGLHFESIKDAGDPVELAAKYSKEGADELVFLDITASDEQRKTIKELVRKVASVIDIPFTVGGGVKSLDDARNILLNGADKVGINTGAIKNPKIITEFMELFGRQCVVVAIDAKRNYELKADVNVFYDGEKQFWFEVFIYGGKEGTGMDAIAWAKKAEKLGAGEILLTSIDKDGTKDGYDVLLTKAIVESVSIPVIASGGCGKPEHIVDIFRKSNVDAALAASIFHYATHGVQSVKSYLKEQKIPVRL